AGCGAATCACTCAGCGGTCGCCGACCGGCAGCACCGGAAGCACGTCGATGAGATCCGCGCGCGAGCCCGAGGCGCTGACGCGGGCAGCGGCGAGCGCGTCAGTCCAGGCCAGCGAACCCGTGGCGAGACCGAGCCAGGTGGAGGCATCCATCTCCACAACGTTCGGCGGCGTGCCGCGGGTGTGCCGGGGCCCCTCGATCGCCTGCACCGCCCCGAATGGCGGCACGCGGACCTCGACCGAGTTGCCGGGCGCCTGCTCGGCGAGCAACTGCAGCAGATAGCGCACTGCCAGCGCCATTGCCTCCCGGTCGTCGTCGCCCTCGAGTGCCTTGTGCACGGCCGCTACTCCGACGATCTCAACGATCTTCGTCTTGCTCACGCTTCCACGGTACCTGCCCAGATTGGTGGCTGAGACGCCCGGTACGCTGACGAGGTGAAGATTCTCGTGCTTGGATCCGGTGCCCGCGAACACGCCATTGTCAGTGCGTTGCTCAGTGAAGAAGCCGGCCACGAGATCACCGCCGCCCCAGGCAACGCGGGCATCGCCGCGGATGTTCCGGTCGTCGCCCTCGACCCGACGAACGGCGCGATCGTCTCCGAGTACGCGCTCGAGAACGACATCGAGCTCGTCATCATCGGACCGGAGGCGCCGCTGGTGGCCGGGGTCGCCGACGACCTGCGCGGCCGCGGCATCCCGGTATTCGGACCTGGCAAGGCCGCCGCACGGCTCGAGGGGTCCAAGACGTTCGCGAAGCACATCATGGAGACGGCCGGGGTGCCCACCGGCCGCGCCGACCGCGCCGGCACCCTGGATGAGGCGGTGGCACTGCTCGACGGCTTCGGCGCACCGTACGTGGTCAAGGCTGACGGACTCGCCGCCGGCAAGGGCGTCATCGTCACCGATGACCGGGCCGCGGCGGTCGCGCACGCTGAGCACTACCTGCAGCAGGGCTCGATTCTGATCGAAGAGTTCCTCGAGGGGCAGGAAGTGTCGCTGTTCCTGCTCAGCGACGGGCACACCGTGCTGCCACTGTCTCCCGCGCAGGACTACAAGCGCATCGGCGACGGCGACACCGGCCCGAACACGGGCGGGATGGGCGCCTACTCGCCACTGCCGTGGCTGCCCGACACCTTCGTCGACGAGGTGATCGAGACGGTCGCGCTGCCGACCGTGCGGCAGTTGGCGGCCGAGCAGACTCCGTTCATCGGCCTGCTCTACTGCGGCCTCATCATCACCCCGAACGGTCTGCGGGTGATCGAATTCAATGCCCGCTTCGGCGATCCGGAGACCCAGGTCGTGCTGCCCCGGCTGATCACCCCGCTCAGCGGGCTGCTGCTGGCGGCGGCGACTGGCCGGTTGAGCGAACGGGAGCGTCCGGAGTTCCGACCCGAGGTCGCGGTCACCGTCGTGCTCGCCAGCGAGGGTTACCCGGAGTCTCCGATCACCGGTCGTGCGATCAGCGGCCTGGAACGACTCGAGGGTGTGACCGTCGCGCACGCGGCAACCGCCGCCACCGACGATGGCTTCATTGCCACCGGCGGACGCGTGCTCAGCGTCGTTGCACTCGCCTCCGATTTCGCCGAGGCGCGGGCACGGGTCTACCGCGAGCTCGGCAAGCTGTCGCTCGAAGGCGGCCAGTATCGCACCGACATTGCCGCGCGGGTCGCCGAATGAGCGTCGAGCTGCCGGGCTGGGAGCACCGGTATTCCGGCAAGGTCCGCGACCTGTACGCACCGGTGGACGGTTCGACCGACCGAATGCTCGTCGTCGCCTCCGACCGCGTCAGCGCCTTCGACCACGTGCTCGAGCCGGGCATCCCTGGCAAGGGAGCGCTGCTGACGAAACTCACCCTGTGGTGGTTCCAGCAGCTCCGGGACATCCCGAATCACCTGCTCGAGGGCGGCGAGGCGACCGGCGCCGCGCTCGGCGGCGGCTCGATCAATGAAAGCGGCTCCGTCGGCCTCGTCGGATCTCCCAGCGATGTCCCCGAGACGGTGGCCGACCGCGCCATGCTCGTGAAGGCGCTGGACATGTTCCCGGTCGAGTGCGTGGTGCGCGGTTACCTCTCCGGCAGCGGCTGGGTCGAGTATCAGCAGTCCCAGAGTGTCTGCGGAATCGCCCTTCCGGCCGGGCTGCAGGATGGCGACCGCCTGCCCGAGCCGATCTACACGCCCGCCTGGAAAGCGCCGATGGGCGAGCACGACGAGAACATCACCTTCGAGCGCACTGTTGAGTTAGTGGGGGCGGATGTCGCAACCTCCCTTCGTGACCTGTCGCTGGAGATCTTCAGCCGAGCCTCTGACATCGCCCTCGCCCGCGGGGTGATCCTGGCCGACACCAAGTTCGAGTTCGGCGCCGACGCCGACGGCGTGATCACCCTCGGCGACGAGGTGCTCACCTCGGACAGCAGCCGCTACTGGGACGCCGGGCTGTACGCCACCGGAGATCGCACCGCGAGCTTCGACAAGCAGATCGTCCGCGACTGGCTTTCGAACAACTGGGACCGGACCGGCACCCCGCCGACCCTGCCTCAGGAGATCGTCGAGCGCACCGCTCACCGCTACCGTGAACTGATCGACCGACTGACAGGAGTCTGACGTGCCCGAGATTCGCGAAGTATCGTACGAGCACGCCGACAGCACGATGTTGCGTGCTGCCCAGAAAGCGGAGCTGGCCGCACGCTACGGCACCCCGGACTCCGAACCCGGCGTTGCGCCCTCGGGCGCCGACATGACGGCGTTCTTCGTGGCCTACGAAGATGGCATGCCGGCCGGCTGCGGAGGCCTGCGCCAGCTCACCGACGACGAGGCCGAGATCAAGCGGATGTATGTCACCCCCGCCCACCGCGGCACCGGGATCTCGGTCGCCGTGCTCGAGGCGATCGAGGCGTTCAGCCGCGAGAGCGGTCTCAGCAAGCTGGTACTGGAGACCGGCACCCTGCAGCCGGACGCGATGCGCTTCTACGAGCGCGAGGGGTACACGCGCATCCCGAACTTCGGCGCGTACATCGGCTCCGAGCTTTCGGTCTGTTACGCCAAGAGCCTGTAGCAACAACCGGCTTCAGCGCGAGGCATCCCTCCCCCTTCCCCACCGGCGCAAACGCGCGTGTAATGGCTTCGCGCGCCCGTTTTTTCAGGCGCGGCGGGCCGGAACCCGAGCGCCGCGCTGCCAGACGCGGGAATGCCGACGTGCGCCCGGCGTTGAAGTGTGCGAGAATACTTGAACATTCAAGGAAGTGGTGAAATGAGCACAAAGGACATCCTCGCGGCTGGCACAGGCATGGGCGCGGTCACCCTCAAGGTGGCAAACCTCGACCGCATGGTCGCCTACTACCACCAGGGCGTCGGCCTCGACTTGCTCGCGCAGGAAGGCAGCAGCGCGATCCTCGGTCGTCCCGGCAACCCCGCCCTCATCCTCGAGGTCGCTCCCGAGCTCAAGCACGCCCCGGAGACTGCCGCCGGCCTGTACCACAACGCGTTCCTGTTCTCGGAGAAGTCGGATCTAGCCGCCTCCGTCTACTCGGTCGCTCGCAAGTACCCGCAGACCTTCACCGGCAGCTCCGACCACCTCGTCAGCGAGGCGTTCTACTTCAACGACCCCGAGATGAACGGCGTCGAGCTGTACTGGGACCGCCCGGCAGAGTCGTGGGAGTGGCAGAACGGGAGCGTGAAAATGGGCACGCTGTACCTCGACCCCAACCGCTTCCTGCAGGAGAACATCACCGAGCAAGGTCTCGCCGAGACCGGCGACGGCGACGCGGCCATCGGCCACGTGCACCTCAAGGTTGGCGACATCAAGACTGCCAAGGAGTTCTACGTCGACACGGTCGGCTTCGAAACCACCATCGAGTACGGCACCCAGGCGCTGTTCGTCTCAGCCGGTGGCTACCACCACCACCTCGGCATGAACACCTGGCACAGTGCCGGTGCCGGCGCGCGCACCCCCGCGCTCGGACTCGGCGAGGTGTCGATCCAGGTGCCCACCGCGGATGACCTCGGCGCGCTCGCCGAGCGGCTGACCGCCCGGAAGGTTCAGATGCGCAACACCGGCACCGAGGTCACCTTCGATGACCCGTGGGCGAACCTGGTCAAGGTCACCGCCGCGGCCTGACCAGCGCCCGGCCGGTGCGCGCGGCGAAGTCCAGCGCGTCACCGGCCTGCAGCAGGTCGAAGGCGACGCCGGATTCCTCGACGGGTTCGGCGATCCGGATCACGCTGCGACGCAGCAGGTGCACGTGCGTCGCCAGCGTTCCGCTGAGTTCCCAGCCCCGTTCGACATGAGCGGAGCCGTACTGGCGGGCCCGTGAACAGGACGCTCCGAGCCGGCAGGCGCCGCACCGGCCGCAGCTGACGGTCGCCTCCCAGGCGACGCGCATGCCGAGCTTGATCGGCAGGTTGTCGGGCGTGCGCGGCGGCCGGCCCGCCCCGAGAGCGACGACGTGACCGACCCCTTCGGAGCCGAGCACCACGGGCGTGAAGCTGCGCCGTCGGCCGACTGCGGTCTCGGCATCCTGTACCGACAGCACGGCCAGTTCGATGCGCACCAGCACGTCCCCGCGACCCAGCGTGACCAGCGGCACAGCCATGCGCTCCAGCGGTTCGCCGGCACGGCGCAGCACCATCGCCTCGGCCGGCGGTGTCAGTTCGATCGACCGCGGCGTCTTCGCCCCCTGGTGCATTCCTGCACGCTAAGCAGGTCGGGTGAACAGTCCCCCAACAGGGGGTGTCTTGCCGGAGCGGGAACGCGAGACGCCCGGCCCCACGAAGGGACCGGGCGTCTGCAGCGGTGTCGTTACTCGGCGACGCCGACGTACTCTGCGGCCTCGATCGGCGTTTCGCCGGGAGTCTCGAGGTTCACGCGCAGCTTGGCGCCGAGGGTGGCGTCGACGTTGGTCCAGTACTGGATCGCGCGCTCACGGATCTCGGGGCTCTTCACGCCACCGACCGCCCCGGTGATCGTCTCGAGGAAGCGCTCCTTGGCGGCGTCATCGAAGACATCGCGGTACAGCGTGCCCGCCTGGCCGAAGTCGTCGTCCTCGGAGTGCAGCGTGGCGGCCGCGCGCACGAGGGCGCCGTCGGACTCCCAGCTGCCAGCACCGGCGCGGGCAGCATCCGCCACCGGTCCTGCCTTCGAGTTCGGAGCGTAGACCGGCACCTCGGGGGCGTTGAAGTAGTGACGCTGCGCGCCGTCCTGCGAGTAGTTGTGCACCGGAGCGGCGTGCGGGGCGTTCACCGGGATCTGGGCGTAGTTCGTGCCCACCCGGTAGCGCTGCGCGTCGGGATAGCTGAACACGCGGGCCATCAGCATCTTGTCGGGGCTGATGTCGATGCCCGGAACCGTGTTCGCCGGCGAGAAGGCGGCCTGCTCGATCTCGGCGAAGAAGTTCTGCGGGTTGCGGTTCAGCGTGTAGGTGCCGACCTTGATCAGCGGGTAGTCCGCGTGCGGCCAGACCTTGGTGATGTCGAACGGGTTGAACCGGTAGGTCTTCGCGTCCTCGTACGGCATGATCTGCACGTTGACGTCCCACGACGGGAAGTCGCCGCGCTCGATCGCCTCGTACAGGTCGCGACGGTAGTAGTCGGCGTCCTCGCCGGCGATGCGCTCAGCCTCGGCACCGGTGATCTCGTGGTTGCCCTGGTTCGAGGTGAAGTGGTACTGCACCCAGAAGCGCTCGCCCTCGGCGTTGATCCACTGGTAGGTGTGCGAACCGAAGCCGGGCATTTCACGCCAGGAGCGCGGGATGCCGCGGTCACCCATCAGATAGGTGACCTGGTGTGCCGACTCGGGCGAGTTGGTCCAGAAGTCCCACTGCATGTCGGCGTCGCGCAGGCCCGAGCCCGGCAGGCGCTTCTGCGAGTGGATGAAGTCGGGGAACTTGATGCCGTCGCGGATGAAGAACACCGGGGTGTTGTTGCCGACGATGTCGTAGTTGCCCTCGGTTGTGTAGAACTTGATCGAGTAGCCGCGCACGTCGCGCCAGGTGTCAGGGCTGCCCTGCTCGCCGGCGACCGACGAGAACCGGATCAGGATCTCGCTCTTCGCGCCGGGCTGGAACACCGCGGCACGGGTGTACTTGGAGACGTCTTCGGTCACGACGAACTCGCCGAATGCGCCGCCGCCCTTGGCGTGCACAATGCGCTCCGGGATGCGCTCGCGGTTGAACTGGGCGAGCTTCTCGACGAGGTAGCGGTCGTGCAGCGCGGTGGCGCCGTCCGGTCCGGCAGTCAGCGAGTGCTCGTCGCTGGCGACCGGGGTTCCGGTCTGCGTGGTCGTGAAGTTAGACATGGATCTCCTTCTGGTCAGGGTGGATGGAATGAGGGGAATTGGGAGTCTCGACGGGCTCGACCAGCGAGGTGGCGGCCTGACAGTTCGGGCAGAGGCCCCAGAATGTGACCTCGGCGGCATGCACGACGAAGCCGGCGGCGTGAGACGGCGTCAGGCAGGGAGCCTCGCCGACGACGCAGTCCACGTCCTGCACGGCGTGGCAGCTCGAGCAGATCAGGTGGTGATGATTGTCATCGACCCGGCGCTCGTACAGCGCGGGGGAGCCGGCCGGCTCGATCCGGCGAACCAGTCCGGCGTCGGCGAGCGCGGCGAGCACGCCGTAGACCGCCTGTAGCGAGGTACCCGGCAGTTCGTCGTGCACGGCGGCGAACAACTGTTCGGCGGCAGCGTGCGGGGAACGCTCGAGGGCATTCATCACGGCCAGTCGACCGGCGGTGACCTTCAGCCCGTGATCACGCAGCGTTTCGCTGAGCACATCGGTTCCGGTCATGCGACCAGCATATCTGTTGTTTTGATCTACTCAAAACAAGTGGTTCCAACCAGCGTCGAGCCTGCGCAATTTGGGGTTATCCGCGCTGATAACCCCAATTCGTGCAGGCTCGCGGCCAAAGTCAGGCTCGCGGCCAGAGTCATGCTTGCGTTGTCCTATATGTGTGTTGTCTAATATCAGGGTGAGCATGAAGCACGCCATCCTCGGCCTCCTCGACCTGGCTCCGATGACCGGCTACGACCTGAAGAAGAACTTCGACGCCACCATCGCCCACTTCTGGGCCGGGGATCAGGCGCAGATCTACCGCACGCTGACCGCCCTCGTGCAGTCCGGCCTGGCGGAGGTGTCGGTCGTCGAGCAGACTGGCAAACCCAACCGCAACGTGCACCGCCTCACGGAGGCCGGCCGCGCCGAACTGGAGCGCTGGCTGCGGTCTCCCCTCGAGCAGGACAGCCCGCGGGAACCGTTCCTCGCCCGCCTGTTCTTCGCCGGCCGACTCGACGACGACGCTGTGCGGCACCTGATCGCCGAGCGCCGGGAGCGCGCGCAGGCTGAACTGCAGATTTTGACCTCGATGCGCGACCGCGAACCCGCGGCATCCGACCTCGCTCACCGCCTGCGACTCGCAACTCTCGACAACGGCATCGCCCACACGACCACCGAAATCAGTTGGCTGACCGACCTGGAGTCCACACTATGAACATGCACGTCACCGAACTCGGCGACCTTCGCGGAGAGACCGTCGTCTTCCTGCACGGCGGCAACGTCGCCAGTTGGATGTGGGGCCTGCAACTCGAGGCCGTGCCCGACTTCCACTCGATCGTGCCCGACCTGCCCGGTTTCGGCGCCTCTAACGGGGAGCCGTGGCTGTCCCTCGCCGACACCGCCGACCAGGTCGCCACCCTCATCCGCGAACGGGCGAACGGCGGCACCGCGCACGTGGTCGGGCTCTCGCTCGGCGCCATGGTCGGCACCGTGCTTGTGGCGCGGCATCCGGAGCTCGTCCTCTCGGCGATGCTCACCGGCGCCCCGCTGAACGGGGTGCACGGCTTCACCCGCTGGATGGGAATGGCGCAACTGCGATTGTGGGGCAGCCGGGGCTACTGGAAAGGGCTCGCGCGCGCGTTCCGGATGCCGGAGGACTCCGTCGACTTGTTCGTCGAGACCGGCCTCGGCATCGACATCCCGAGCGCCCGCCGCATGATGACCGAGGTCTACGACGGTCTCGGCCAGCACCTGCCCGGGTTGGTGAGCAGCACCGTGCCACTGCTGGTGCTCGCCGGCGAGAAGGAGCACGGCAGCGTCGCGGCGTCCTTCCCCGAGTTCACCTCGCGCACCGATGCCGTGACCACCCGGATCGTGCCCGGCATGCACCACGCCTGGAACGCCGAGGACCCGGAATTGTTCAACCGGATCATGCGCGAGTGGCTGATCAGTCGCACAGCGTCTGCCGAACTTCTGGCCCGGTAGACTGGCGGCATCCCCTTTCTGGCGAACCTCCGGGAGTGATTCGTGCCCACCATCGTCGTCGAAGTCATGCCCAAGGCTGAGCTTTTGGACCCGGCCGGCAAAGCCGTCGCCGGATCGCTCGCCCGGCAGGGCAAGACCCAGTTCACCGGTGTCCGCATCGGCAAGCGTTTCGAGATCACCGTCGACGGTGAGATCACGGATGCGGTGCTCGCCGAAGCCCGCGACCTGGCTGAGCACATGCTCGCCAACACGGTGATCGAAGACGTCGTGAACGTCGCAGTGCTCGACTCGACTCCGGCCGCCGCCGAGGTCACCCAGTGAGAGTCGGCGTCGTCACCTTCCCCGGCTCCCTCGACGACCGGGACGCGCAGCGCGCGGTTCGCCTCGCCGGCGCCGAGCCGGTAGCACTCTGGCACGGCGAGCATGACCTCAAGGGCGTCGACGCGATCGTGCTGCCCGGCGGCTTCAGCTACGGCGACTACCTGCGCTGCGGCGCCATCGCCGCCCGCTCGCCGATCATGGCCGAGGTCATCGACGCCGCCAATGGCGGGATGCCGGTGCTCGGCATCTGCAACGGCTTCCAGATCCTCGTCGAAGCCCACCTGCTGCCCGGCGGACTGGTGCGCAACGACCACGGCGCGTTCATCTGCCGCGACCAGAAGCTGCGGGTCGAGAACACCTCCACCGCATGGACGAACGGCTTCACCGACGGCCAGGAGATCACCATCCCGCTGAAGAACGGTGAGGGCGGTTTCATTGCGGATGCCGCAACGCTCGAGCGTCTCGAGGGCGAGGGTCTCGTCACCTTCCGTTACCTCGAGGTGAACCCGAACGGGTCGATGAACGACATCGCCGGCCTGCGGAACGAGCGCGGCAACGTGGTCGGCCTGATGCCGCACCCCGAGCACGCCGTCGAGGAAGGCTTCGGTCCGGACACCGCTGAGGCGATGGCCTCCGGCACCGACGGATTGACCTTCTTCACCAGCGTTCTGCAGGCGCAACTGGCGTCGGTCTAGAGCCTCTCGAAACGCTTCCTGTTCGGGCGTAGCGTTGCTGCCACGCAACCGATCGAACAAGGAGTCTTCAATGGCCGAGCTCTCTCCGATCCAGCCGTGCCTGTGGTTTGACAACCAGGCGCGCGAGGCGATGACGTACTACGTCGACGTCTTCCCGAACTCCCGGATCATCAGCATCGACGAGTACCCCGACGAGTCGCTCGACGAACACTTCGTCGGGATGTCCGGCAAGGTGATCAATGGACAGTTCACACTGAACGGCGTGGACTTCGTCTGCCTCGACGGCGGGCCGCTCTTCACCTTCAACGAGGCGATCTCGTTCATCGTCTCCTGCAAGGACCAGGAGGAGATCGACTACTACTGGTCAAAACTCTCGCACGTGGCCGAGTCCGAGCAGTGCGGCTGGTGCAAAGACCGGTTCGGGCTGAGCTGGCAGATCATCCCGGCGAACATGGGCGAACTCACCCGCACTCCCGCGCAGGTTCAGGTGATGATGGCGCAGAAGAAGATCGTCATCGCCGAGTTGGAGAACGCCTGAGCGGCCTCAGCGGGCGGCGGTGAAGAACTCCACCGCCGACTGGCGGAACACCCGCGACCCGGGCGCGTTGAAGTGATGCCGGTCGGGTAGTTCCACGAAGGTGCTGTTGGGCGTGGCATCCGCAAGCTTTCGCGATTGCTCAAGGATGGCGTCCTCGCTGCCGGTCGCGAACAGGATCTGCTGCTTGGGCGGGTTCGCCGGATCCGGGTCGGAGTCGGCGTAGCGCATGCCCTCGGCGAGCGCGAGGAGTGCCAGCAGGTCGTTGCCGGCGACGCGCTCGGCGACCGTGCAATAGTTCTGCGTCACCCGATCCTCAACCGGGATGCCGTGCTCCGCGTAGGCACGCGCCTCATCGAGCTTCAACCGGGCCAGCGGGCGACCATCGGGAATACCGCCGAGCACGGCAAGGTCGATGTGCTGAGGAACGAGCGCGGCCAGCTGCCAACCGATACGTGCGCCGAGCGAGTATCCCGCGTAGTGCACGGTGTCGAAAAGGTAGGTGTCCAGCACGGTGACCAGGTCTTCGATGAGGGCGTCCATGCCGTAGGCCCTGGCCTGGTGCGGCTTGTCGCTGACTCCATGGCCGCGCTGGTCGACGCCGAGCACCCGGAACCCGGCGCGCGTTAGGTCGCGCACCCAGCCTGTGTTCACCCAGTTGTCGCGGGTGCTCGAGGCGAACCCGTGCACGCACATCACCACCGGGGCATCCTCGTCCCCCCACAGGTAGGTCGCGATCCGGCGGCCGTCGGACGCCATCACGTACTGCGGCGTCGGCATCTCGGTCAAGGCGGGGATCGCAGCGCTCATGTCAGCCATTCTCCCGGGTGGACGGCTCTGGTCCGCGTTTGTGCCCGTGTGGAACCAGTGTGCCCGTTCGAGCGGGCACCCTCGTCCCGAACAGGCACACTCGCCACCGCGGGCTCAGCGGGTGGCATCCGCGTTCACGATCGGGATCGACTGGGTGAACTCGTGCGCCCGCTCCTCCGCCTCGGGGCTGCCGCTGAAGAGGCCCGGACGTTCCGCGATCGGAGCCGGCGAGACATCCGCCGTCCGCGCTTCACGGACCACCTCGAAGCGCTGCCTCGGCAGGCTCTCGTCGGCTTCGACGCGCACGAACTCGACCAGTTCCTCGCGCACGATGCAGCGCAGGTCGAAGAGCCTTCCGGCGTCCGAGGCCGACACCAGCACCCGAATGCGAATCAACCCACCGATCGCATCGGTGACCTGCAGCACCGCGGTGCGGCCATCCCACAGGTCGGTGCCGGTGAGCACGATATCCAGCTGGTCGCGCAACCGCTGCACCGGCACCTGCCAGTCCAGGTCCAGCTCGACCGAGCCGATCAGGTCACTGGTGCTCCGCGTCCAGTTCTCGAACGGGGTGGTCGTGAAATAGGTGGAGGGCAGCACCAGCCGCCGGTCGTCCCAGATCTTCACGACGACGTAGGTGAGGGTCATCTCCTCGATCCGGCCCCATTGGCCCTCGGCGATCACGACGTCGTCGACCCGCAGCGCATCGCTGAACGCGAGTTGCACGCCGGCGAACACGTTGCCGAGCGTCGACTGGGCGGCGAGGCCGGCGATGATACTGATCACGCCGGCCGAGGCGAGGATGCTCGCGCCGACCGTGCGCACTCCGGGGAAGGTGAGCAACACCGCGGCAAGCGCGATGACCACGATGAGCGCGACCCCGAGCCGCCGCACAATGGTGAGCTGGGTGTGCACCCGCCGGGCAACCCGGTTGTCGGCGACATCGATGCGGTACCGCGTCATCGCCTGGCCGATCACGAACGACAGCAGCGCCGAGAGCAGCCATGCGCTGATGATGATCACCAGGATGCTCAGAACCTGCGCGACCACCGCGCGCAGTGCCTCACCCGGCAGCGACAGGGCAAGCGCAGGCCACAGGGCGATCGTGACGATCAGCAGCCGGAACGGCAACCTGGCCTTCTCCATCAACGGTTTCGGCCATTCCTTGTGCCGGGCGAACGTCCTCATCAGGATCGCAGTGATCACGATGACGACGATCGCCGCCACCAGCGCGATCCCTATTGCAACGAGCACTCCCGGCCACGATCGCCATTCGAACATTCGGATGCCTCCCCCTGACTGGTCTCAGACACGTCCTTTCCACACTGACATGACGGTCTGGACTGTGCACGGATCCGGACACAGGCTGCGCCGGTAGACTGAGGCGGCCCGGCATCCGTTCCCTCCAGGAGAGTCCGCCCACGTGAGCACGCCCGTTGACACTGTCGCCCATGCCGCTGCAACCCCTGAGAAGGAGCAGCCGTACGCGGCGCTCGGGTTGAAGCCTGACGAGTATGACCGGATCCGCGAGATCCTCGGCCGCCGCCCCACCTCGGGCGAACTGGCGATGTACTCGGTGATGTGGAGCGAACACTGCTCCTACAAGAGCTCGAAGAAGTACCTGCGCCAGTTCGGGCAGAAGGTCAGCCCGGCGATGAAGAAGAACCTCATGGTCGGCATGGGCGAGAACGCCGGCGTCGTGGATGTCGGTGAGGGCTGGGCCGTCACCTTCAAGATCGAGAGCCACAACCACCCCAGCTACATCGAGCCGTTCCAGGGCGCCGCGACCGGCGTCGGCGGCATCGTCCGCGACATCATCTCGATGGGTGCCCGCCCGGTCGCCGTGATGGACGCGCTGCGCTTCGGCGCCATCGACCACCCTGACACCGCCCGCGTCGCGCACGGCGTGGTCTCGGGCATCAGCTTCTACGGCAACTGCCTCGGCCTGCCGAACATCGGCGGCGAGACCTACTTCGACCCGATCTACCAGGGCAACCCGCTGGTCAACGCGCTCGCCGTCGGCGTACTGCGGCACGAAGACCTGCACCTGGCCAACGCCCGCGGTGTGGGTAACAAGGTTGTGCTGTTCGGCGCCCGCACCGGCGGAGACGGCATCGGCGGAGCCTCCATCCTCGCCTCCGACACCTTCGCCGATGGCGGACCGACCAAGCGCCCCGCGGTGCAGGTCGGCGACCCCTTCGCCGAGAAGGTGCTCATCGAGTGCTGCCTGGAACTGTTCCAGCAGGAGCTGGTCGAGGGCATCCAGGACCTCGGCGCCGCCGGCATCAGCTGCGCGACATCCGAACTCGCCTCCAACGGCGACGGCGGCATGTTCATCGAGCTGGAGAAGGTGCTGCTGCGCGACCCGTCGCTCACCGCCGAGGAGATCCTGATGTCGGAGAGCCAGGAGCGGATGATGGCCATCGTCCGCCCCGAGAAGCTCGACGCCTTCCTCGCCGTGGTCAAGAAGTGGGATGTCGAGACCAGCGTCCTCGGCGAGGTCACCGACACCGGCCGACTGATCATCAACTGGCACGGCGAAGAGATTGTCAACGTCGAGCCGCGCACCGTCGCCGTCGACGGCCCGGTCTACGACCGCCCGGTCGTCTACCCGAAGTGGATCGACGCGCTGCGCGAGGACTCGGCATCCACTCTCCCGCGCCCGACTGACGCCGACGAGCTCAAGGAGCAGGCGCTGCGCC
The Diaminobutyricimonas sp. LJ205 genome window above contains:
- a CDS encoding alcohol dehydrogenase catalytic domain-containing protein; amino-acid sequence: MHQGAKTPRSIELTPPAEAMVLRRAGEPLERMAVPLVTLGRGDVLVRIELAVLSVQDAETAVGRRRSFTPVVLGSEGVGHVVALGAGRPPRTPDNLPIKLGMRVAWEATVSCGRCGACRLGASCSRARQYGSAHVERGWELSGTLATHVHLLRRSVIRIAEPVEESGVAFDLLQAGDALDFAARTGRALVRPRR
- a CDS encoding sterol carrier family protein — translated: MSKTKIVEIVGVAAVHKALEGDDDREAMALAVRYLLQLLAEQAPGNSVEVRVPPFGAVQAIEGPRHTRGTPPNVVEMDASTWLGLATGSLAWTDALAAARVSASGSRADLIDVLPVLPVGDR
- a CDS encoding GNAT family N-acetyltransferase, encoding MPEIREVSYEHADSTMLRAAQKAELAARYGTPDSEPGVAPSGADMTAFFVAYEDGMPAGCGGLRQLTDDEAEIKRMYVTPAHRGTGISVAVLEAIEAFSRESGLSKLVLETGTLQPDAMRFYEREGYTRIPNFGAYIGSELSVCYAKSL
- a CDS encoding VOC family protein — translated: MSTKDILAAGTGMGAVTLKVANLDRMVAYYHQGVGLDLLAQEGSSAILGRPGNPALILEVAPELKHAPETAAGLYHNAFLFSEKSDLAASVYSVARKYPQTFTGSSDHLVSEAFYFNDPEMNGVELYWDRPAESWEWQNGSVKMGTLYLDPNRFLQENITEQGLAETGDGDAAIGHVHLKVGDIKTAKEFYVDTVGFETTIEYGTQALFVSAGGYHHHLGMNTWHSAGAGARTPALGLGEVSIQVPTADDLGALAERLTARKVQMRNTGTEVTFDDPWANLVKVTAAA
- a CDS encoding Fur family transcriptional regulator translates to MTGTDVLSETLRDHGLKVTAGRLAVMNALERSPHAAAEQLFAAVHDELPGTSLQAVYGVLAALADAGLVRRIEPAGSPALYERRVDDNHHHLICSSCHAVQDVDCVVGEAPCLTPSHAAGFVVHAAEVTFWGLCPNCQAATSLVEPVETPNSPHSIHPDQKEIHV
- the purD gene encoding phosphoribosylamine--glycine ligase, yielding MKILVLGSGAREHAIVSALLSEEAGHEITAAPGNAGIAADVPVVALDPTNGAIVSEYALENDIELVIIGPEAPLVAGVADDLRGRGIPVFGPGKAAARLEGSKTFAKHIMETAGVPTGRADRAGTLDEAVALLDGFGAPYVVKADGLAAGKGVIVTDDRAAAVAHAEHYLQQGSILIEEFLEGQEVSLFLLSDGHTVLPLSPAQDYKRIGDGDTGPNTGGMGAYSPLPWLPDTFVDEVIETVALPTVRQLAAEQTPFIGLLYCGLIITPNGLRVIEFNARFGDPETQVVLPRLITPLSGLLLAAATGRLSERERPEFRPEVAVTVVLASEGYPESPITGRAISGLERLEGVTVAHAATAATDDGFIATGGRVLSVVALASDFAEARARVYRELGKLSLEGGQYRTDIAARVAE
- a CDS encoding catalase is translated as MSNFTTTQTGTPVASDEHSLTAGPDGATALHDRYLVEKLAQFNRERIPERIVHAKGGGAFGEFVVTEDVSKYTRAAVFQPGAKSEILIRFSSVAGEQGSPDTWRDVRGYSIKFYTTEGNYDIVGNNTPVFFIRDGIKFPDFIHSQKRLPGSGLRDADMQWDFWTNSPESAHQVTYLMGDRGIPRSWREMPGFGSHTYQWINAEGERFWVQYHFTSNQGNHEITGAEAERIAGEDADYYRRDLYEAIERGDFPSWDVNVQIMPYEDAKTYRFNPFDITKVWPHADYPLIKVGTYTLNRNPQNFFAEIEQAAFSPANTVPGIDISPDKMLMARVFSYPDAQRYRVGTNYAQIPVNAPHAAPVHNYSQDGAQRHYFNAPEVPVYAPNSKAGPVADAARAGAGSWESDGALVRAAATLHSEDDDFGQAGTLYRDVFDDAAKERFLETITGAVGGVKSPEIRERAIQYWTNVDATLGAKLRVNLETPGETPIEAAEYVGVAE
- a CDS encoding PadR family transcriptional regulator, which codes for MKHAILGLLDLAPMTGYDLKKNFDATIAHFWAGDQAQIYRTLTALVQSGLAEVSVVEQTGKPNRNVHRLTEAGRAELERWLRSPLEQDSPREPFLARLFFAGRLDDDAVRHLIAERRERAQAELQILTSMRDREPAASDLAHRLRLATLDNGIAHTTTEISWLTDLESTL
- a CDS encoding phosphoribosylaminoimidazolesuccinocarboxamide synthase yields the protein MSVELPGWEHRYSGKVRDLYAPVDGSTDRMLVVASDRVSAFDHVLEPGIPGKGALLTKLTLWWFQQLRDIPNHLLEGGEATGAALGGGSINESGSVGLVGSPSDVPETVADRAMLVKALDMFPVECVVRGYLSGSGWVEYQQSQSVCGIALPAGLQDGDRLPEPIYTPAWKAPMGEHDENITFERTVELVGADVATSLRDLSLEIFSRASDIALARGVILADTKFEFGADADGVITLGDEVLTSDSSRYWDAGLYATGDRTASFDKQIVRDWLSNNWDRTGTPPTLPQEIVERTAHRYRELIDRLTGV